One part of the Xylanimonas allomyrinae genome encodes these proteins:
- a CDS encoding histidine phosphatase family protein: MGAGTVVLLRHGRTAWNVAERLQGQTDVPLDDVGRWQAGEAARALARTHRAALVVASDLGRATDTAAAYADLLGLGVVPEPRLRERGFGEWEGLTGAQIAARWPQQHAAWRRGDDETGVPPGGETRAQVADRARTAIEEHAAGLDPADTLVVVSHGAAITLAVTAMLGLDSDWRGVVGLTNAHWSQLTRARGGSQPPWRVVAHNVGAAYAPEAWRAGPETGAEQVSDTVGMTAG; encoded by the coding sequence GTGGGCGCGGGGACCGTCGTCCTGCTGCGGCACGGGCGAACCGCGTGGAACGTGGCCGAACGGCTCCAGGGCCAGACCGACGTCCCGCTCGACGACGTCGGGCGCTGGCAGGCAGGCGAGGCCGCTCGTGCGCTCGCGCGCACGCACCGCGCGGCGCTCGTCGTCGCGTCCGACCTGGGCCGGGCCACCGACACGGCCGCGGCGTACGCGGATCTGCTGGGGCTGGGCGTCGTGCCCGAGCCGCGCCTGCGCGAGCGCGGGTTCGGTGAGTGGGAGGGCCTGACGGGCGCTCAGATCGCCGCACGCTGGCCACAGCAGCACGCCGCGTGGCGGCGCGGGGACGACGAGACGGGAGTCCCCCCGGGCGGCGAGACCCGCGCGCAGGTGGCCGACCGTGCCCGTACCGCGATCGAGGAGCATGCGGCCGGGCTCGACCCCGCCGACACCCTCGTCGTGGTGTCGCACGGCGCGGCCATCACGCTCGCGGTCACGGCGATGCTCGGGCTGGACTCGGATTGGCGCGGCGTCGTCGGGCTCACCAACGCTCACTGGTCGCAGCTCACCCGGGCTCGTGGGGGGTCTCAGCCGCCGTGGCGGGTCGTCGCGCACAACGTCGGCGCTGCGTACGCGCCCGAGGCGTGGCGGGCCGGCCCGGAGACGGGTGCGGAGCAGGTCTCGGACACCGTGGGGATGACGGCGGGTTGA
- a CDS encoding SDR family NAD(P)-dependent oxidoreductase, which produces MSPLTFFRLDGRAVLLTGASSGLGLGFAHALAAVGASLLLVARRGDRLAALADDLSAAGARAATFVADVSDPDQCRSAAAAAVDEFGRIDVLVNNAGAGTSVPSSRETEEGFRRVLDVNLCGTFWMSQACAPHMPHGSAIVNVASVLGHVAPRFPQAAYAASKAGVLGLTRDLAQEWSSRKGIRVNALSPGYFTSEMTERDGDQLRAMVSRESMLGRFGEQRELDAALVFLASPASSYMTGASLVVDGGMSAL; this is translated from the coding sequence ATGAGCCCTCTGACCTTCTTTCGCCTGGACGGACGCGCCGTCCTGCTCACCGGGGCCAGCTCGGGGCTCGGCCTCGGGTTCGCGCACGCGCTCGCCGCCGTCGGTGCGTCTCTGCTCCTGGTCGCGCGGCGCGGCGACCGCCTCGCCGCGCTGGCCGACGACCTCTCGGCCGCGGGGGCGCGGGCGGCGACGTTCGTCGCCGACGTCAGCGACCCCGATCAGTGCCGCTCCGCCGCCGCAGCCGCCGTCGACGAGTTCGGGCGCATCGACGTCCTGGTCAACAACGCCGGGGCCGGCACCTCGGTACCGTCGTCGCGCGAGACCGAGGAGGGTTTCCGGCGCGTGCTGGACGTCAACCTCTGCGGGACGTTCTGGATGTCGCAGGCCTGCGCGCCCCACATGCCGCACGGCTCGGCGATCGTCAACGTCGCGAGCGTCCTGGGGCACGTGGCGCCGCGCTTCCCCCAGGCGGCCTACGCCGCGAGCAAGGCCGGTGTCCTCGGCCTGACGCGCGACCTCGCCCAGGAGTGGTCCTCACGCAAGGGCATCCGCGTCAACGCGCTGAGCCCCGGGTACTTCACCAGCGAGATGACCGAGCGCGACGGCGACCAGCTGCGCGCGATGGTCAGCCGCGAGAGCATGCTGGGCCGGTTCGGCGAGCAGCGCGAGCTCGATGCCGCGCTCGTGTTCCTCGCCTCCCCCGCGTCGTCGTACATGACCGGGGCCTCCCTCGTCGTCGACGGAGGCATGTCCGCCCTGTGA
- a CDS encoding acyl-CoA dehydrogenase family protein gives MSTADDLARRTRAFVAEHVLPVDDTYDGDVVAAGGDDLRLRLQAKAREAGLLTPHGPVEHGGLGLGMVDRAAVFEEAGYSLFGPLALNVAAPDEGNVHLLDKVARGTQRERYLAPLVRGDVRSAFAMTEPAPGAGADPAALTSRASKVDGGWLLDAHKHLITGADGAGFFIVFARTSGEPGDSGGATMFLVPADRAGIEVVRHVTTMDASMLGGHCELRLRGVFVPDEDVLGEVDLGLRYVQVRLGPARMTHVMRWTGAARRAHEVAVQYAASRTMFGSSLAGLGLAQQLIADNEIDLAATRALLQQACVILDQGGRASKETSIVKTFAAEALHRVADRAMQLCGGLGVSADLPVAKIAREIRPFRIYDGPSEVHRWSIARRAVREITGTRTGGPA, from the coding sequence ATGAGCACGGCAGACGACCTGGCCCGGCGCACGCGAGCGTTCGTCGCCGAGCACGTCCTGCCCGTCGACGACACGTACGACGGCGACGTCGTCGCTGCAGGCGGCGACGACCTGCGGCTGCGGCTCCAGGCGAAGGCCCGCGAGGCGGGACTGCTGACACCGCACGGCCCCGTCGAGCACGGCGGCCTCGGCCTGGGCATGGTGGATCGCGCGGCCGTGTTCGAGGAGGCCGGATACTCGCTGTTCGGCCCGCTCGCGCTCAACGTCGCCGCACCCGACGAGGGCAACGTGCACCTGCTCGACAAGGTCGCGCGCGGCACGCAGCGCGAGCGGTACCTGGCGCCGCTGGTGCGCGGGGACGTGCGATCGGCGTTCGCGATGACCGAGCCGGCGCCCGGCGCGGGAGCCGACCCGGCGGCGCTGACCAGCCGGGCGTCCAAGGTCGACGGAGGCTGGCTCCTTGACGCGCACAAGCACCTCATCACCGGGGCCGACGGCGCAGGGTTCTTCATCGTGTTCGCGCGCACGAGCGGCGAGCCCGGTGACAGCGGCGGCGCGACGATGTTCCTCGTGCCCGCCGACCGGGCGGGCATCGAGGTGGTGCGCCACGTCACCACGATGGACGCCTCGATGCTCGGCGGCCACTGCGAGCTGCGACTGCGCGGGGTGTTCGTGCCGGACGAGGACGTGCTGGGCGAGGTCGACCTCGGACTGCGCTACGTGCAGGTGCGACTCGGGCCCGCACGCATGACGCACGTGATGCGCTGGACCGGCGCGGCACGGCGCGCGCACGAGGTCGCGGTGCAGTACGCCGCGTCTCGCACGATGTTCGGCTCCTCGCTCGCCGGGCTCGGCCTGGCGCAGCAGCTCATCGCCGACAACGAGATCGACCTCGCGGCCACCCGCGCCCTGCTCCAGCAGGCGTGCGTGATCCTCGACCAAGGCGGCCGGGCGTCGAAGGAGACGTCCATCGTCAAGACCTTCGCCGCCGAGGCGCTGCACCGCGTGGCCGACCGGGCGATGCAGCTGTGCGGGGGGCTGGGCGTCTCTGCGGACCTCCCCGTCGCGAAGATCGCCCGGGAGATCCGGCCGTTCCGGATCTACGACGGACCCTCCGAGGTACACCGGTGGTCGATCGCCCGACGCGCGGTGCGTGAGATCACCGGCACCCGGACCGGAGGCCCCGCGTGA
- a CDS encoding SDR family NAD(P)-dependent oxidoreductase encodes MRLHGKTALVTGAASGLGLATVARLAADGARVVAVDLPSADGSSLDRLGPAVRRAGADVTDEDAVAHAVALANDEGSLAVAVNCAGIGSAHRTVGKSGPFPLADFARVVTVNLIGTFNVVRLAAAAMAANEPDGEERGVVVNTASVAAFDGQVGQAAYSASKGGVVGMTLPIARDLAPLRIRVVTIAPGLFDTPLLGALPDEVRESLGSQVPHPSRLGSPTEYADLVAAIVGNPMLNGETIRLDGAIRMAPR; translated from the coding sequence ATGAGGCTTCACGGAAAGACCGCGCTCGTCACAGGTGCTGCGTCGGGTCTCGGGTTGGCGACGGTGGCCCGGTTGGCCGCGGACGGCGCACGGGTGGTCGCCGTCGACCTGCCGTCGGCGGACGGTTCGTCCCTCGATCGTCTCGGACCCGCGGTGCGTCGTGCCGGCGCCGACGTCACCGACGAGGACGCCGTCGCGCACGCGGTCGCCCTGGCCAACGACGAGGGGTCGTTGGCCGTGGCGGTCAACTGTGCGGGAATCGGGAGCGCGCACCGGACCGTCGGCAAGAGCGGGCCGTTCCCCCTCGCCGACTTCGCGCGTGTCGTGACGGTCAACCTCATCGGCACGTTCAACGTCGTGCGGCTCGCGGCGGCGGCGATGGCCGCCAACGAGCCGGACGGGGAGGAGCGTGGCGTCGTCGTCAACACGGCCTCGGTCGCGGCATTCGATGGCCAGGTGGGCCAGGCCGCGTACTCGGCGTCCAAGGGCGGCGTCGTCGGTATGACTCTGCCGATCGCGCGCGACCTCGCGCCGCTGCGCATCCGTGTGGTCACGATCGCGCCCGGCCTGTTCGACACGCCGCTCCTCGGGGCGCTGCCCGACGAGGTGCGCGAGTCTCTGGGCTCGCAGGTACCGCACCCCAGCCGGCTCGGCTCGCCGACGGAGTACGCCGACCTGGTGGCAGCGATCGTCGGCAACCCGATGCTCAACGGGGAGACGATCCGTCTCGACGGCGCGATCCGCATGGCGCCGCGGTGA
- the nadD gene encoding nicotinate-nucleotide adenylyltransferase produces MGGTFDPIHHGHLVAASEVAASYGLDEVVFVPTGKPSFKQDRKVTSAEHRYLMTVIATASNPRFMVSRVDIDRPGLTYTVDTLRDLSAQRPDADLFFITGADAVAQILAWKDASALWGMAHFVAVNRPGHNLSIDGIPEGAVTTLEVPALAISSTDCRRRAEAGKPVWYLVPDGVVQYIAKHGLYRGQSVESNRDEAHDE; encoded by the coding sequence ATGGGTGGCACGTTCGACCCGATCCACCACGGCCACCTCGTGGCCGCGTCCGAGGTCGCGGCGAGCTACGGGCTCGACGAGGTGGTCTTCGTCCCGACGGGCAAGCCGAGCTTCAAGCAGGACCGCAAGGTCACCTCGGCCGAGCATCGCTACCTGATGACGGTGATCGCGACGGCGTCCAACCCGCGGTTCATGGTGAGCCGGGTCGACATCGACCGGCCGGGTCTGACGTACACGGTCGACACGCTCCGAGACCTGAGCGCGCAGCGCCCGGACGCCGATCTGTTCTTCATCACGGGGGCTGATGCGGTGGCGCAGATCCTCGCGTGGAAAGACGCGTCTGCGCTTTGGGGCATGGCTCATTTCGTGGCCGTCAACCGTCCAGGGCACAATCTGAGCATCGACGGCATCCCCGAAGGGGCGGTGACGACGTTGGAGGTTCCCGCGTTGGCGATCTCCTCGACGGACTGCCGCCGCCGGGCCGAAGCCGGAAAGCCCGTCTGGTACCTGGTACCCGACGGCGTGGTCCAGTACATCGCCAAGCACGGCCTGTATCGAGGTCAGAGCGTCGAGTCGAACAGGGACGAGGCACACGATGAGTGA
- a CDS encoding peroxiredoxin, whose product MPRLAAGDVAPPFILPTSDGGEVALAAALAVPGRRGVVVYFYPAAMTPGCTTEACDFRDSLASLQGAGYAVVGVSPDGVDKLARFAERDLLTFPLASDADHAVADSYGAWGVRKLYGKDVTGIIRSTVVVAPDGTVALAQYNVKATGHVARLRKALRIG is encoded by the coding sequence GTGCCCCGTCTCGCCGCCGGCGACGTCGCCCCGCCCTTCATCCTCCCGACGTCCGACGGCGGTGAGGTTGCGCTGGCCGCCGCGCTCGCCGTCCCCGGCCGGCGCGGCGTCGTCGTCTACTTCTACCCGGCTGCGATGACGCCCGGCTGCACCACCGAGGCGTGCGACTTCCGCGACTCGCTGGCGTCGTTGCAGGGCGCCGGCTACGCCGTCGTCGGGGTCTCTCCCGACGGCGTCGACAAGCTCGCCCGGTTCGCGGAGCGCGACCTGCTGACGTTCCCTCTGGCATCCGACGCCGACCACGCCGTCGCGGACTCCTACGGCGCGTGGGGCGTGCGCAAGCTCTACGGCAAGGACGTCACGGGGATCATCCGGTCGACCGTCGTCGTGGCGCCCGACGGCACCGTCGCGCTGGCGCAGTACAACGTCAAGGCCACCGGGCACGTGGCCCGGCTGCGCAAGGCGCTGCGGATCGGCTGA
- a CDS encoding thiolase family protein, whose translation MTEAVIIDVVRTASGRGKPGGALSGVHPADLLATVLSALVERNGLDPGVVDDVIAGCVGQAGDQALNIGRTALLSAGFPISVPGTTVDRQCGSSQQAVHFAAQGVIAGAYDVVIACGVESMSRVPMGSAAAGGDPHGPLAGRFPSLPHQGIGAELIAARWNFDRARLDAYAARSHERAAATAAAGGFESEIVPVVLPDGSKHTVDETVRPGTTAEALAGLQPAFRKERFSQAYPEIEWVITPGNASPLTDGASAALITSREAAERLGLSPRARLHAFAVAGSDPEIMLTGPLPATHKILRRSGLSIDDIDAFEVNEAFAPVPLAWAAEFGADEARLNPRGGAIALGHPLGGSGTRLLATLVNHLEQTGGRYGLQTMCEGGGSANATLVERI comes from the coding sequence ATGACCGAGGCCGTGATCATCGACGTCGTCCGCACCGCGTCCGGGAGAGGCAAGCCCGGCGGTGCGCTGTCCGGCGTCCACCCCGCGGATCTGCTCGCGACCGTGCTGTCGGCGCTGGTCGAGCGCAACGGCCTCGATCCCGGCGTCGTCGACGACGTCATCGCCGGCTGCGTCGGTCAGGCCGGTGACCAGGCACTGAACATCGGACGGACCGCGCTGCTCAGCGCCGGGTTCCCGATCTCGGTGCCGGGCACCACCGTCGACCGCCAGTGCGGGTCGAGCCAGCAGGCGGTCCACTTCGCCGCGCAAGGAGTCATCGCTGGCGCCTACGACGTCGTGATCGCGTGCGGCGTGGAGTCGATGAGCCGCGTGCCGATGGGCTCCGCGGCCGCCGGCGGGGACCCGCACGGGCCGCTCGCCGGCCGGTTCCCCAGCCTGCCGCACCAGGGCATCGGCGCCGAGCTCATCGCGGCACGATGGAACTTCGACCGGGCGCGGCTCGACGCCTACGCGGCACGGTCCCACGAGCGGGCCGCAGCCACGGCGGCAGCGGGCGGCTTCGAGAGCGAGATCGTGCCGGTCGTGCTGCCCGACGGCAGCAAGCACACGGTCGACGAGACCGTGCGCCCGGGAACGACAGCCGAGGCGCTCGCGGGCCTGCAGCCGGCGTTCCGCAAGGAGCGGTTCTCCCAGGCGTACCCCGAGATCGAGTGGGTCATCACCCCGGGCAACGCCTCGCCGCTCACCGACGGTGCATCGGCGGCCCTCATCACCAGCCGCGAGGCGGCGGAGCGGCTCGGCCTGAGCCCGCGCGCCCGCCTGCACGCCTTCGCCGTCGCGGGATCCGACCCGGAGATCATGCTCACCGGACCCCTGCCCGCCACGCACAAGATCCTGCGGCGCTCCGGTCTGTCGATCGACGACATCGACGCGTTCGAGGTCAACGAGGCGTTCGCTCCCGTGCCGCTCGCCTGGGCCGCGGAGTTCGGTGCGGACGAGGCGCGGCTCAACCCGCGCGGCGGTGCGATCGCGCTCGGTCACCCGCTGGGCGGCTCGGGCACCCGGCTCCTGGCGACGCTCGTCAACCACCTTGAGCAGACCGGCGGGCGCTATGGCCTGCAGACCATGTGCGAGGGCGGAGGCTCGGCCAACGCGACCCTTGTCGAGAGGATCTGA
- a CDS encoding enoyl-CoA hydratase-related protein, translated as MPADEARSSAPAALYDVDDGVAVITLNRPHALNAVNAALSTAVGHGLERAAADPGVGAVVVTGAGRAFCAGADLKELALRRPITADGHPEWGLGGIVRHWIDKPLVAAVHGYAMGGGTEIALACDLVVAAESATFGLPEVTRGLFAAAGGVVRLQRQVPLKRALELVLLGDGIDAATAREWGLVNRVVPAAHLQREAIGLARRIAANAPLALRHAKRMVYQAAAAGSDRDPDWTGRDPWEANDEAMRVVFASADAAEGARAFAEKREPRWSDR; from the coding sequence ATGCCCGCAGACGAGGCCAGGTCATCCGCCCCCGCAGCGTTGTACGACGTCGACGACGGCGTCGCCGTCATCACGCTCAACCGGCCGCACGCGCTCAACGCCGTCAACGCAGCCCTCTCGACGGCGGTCGGGCACGGCCTGGAGCGGGCCGCGGCCGACCCGGGCGTCGGGGCGGTCGTCGTGACCGGCGCCGGACGCGCCTTCTGCGCGGGAGCGGACCTCAAGGAGCTGGCCCTGCGGCGTCCGATCACCGCCGACGGGCACCCCGAGTGGGGGCTCGGCGGGATCGTCCGGCACTGGATCGACAAGCCGCTCGTCGCGGCGGTCCACGGGTACGCGATGGGCGGCGGCACGGAGATCGCGCTGGCCTGCGACCTCGTGGTCGCGGCCGAGAGCGCCACGTTCGGGCTGCCCGAGGTCACACGGGGACTGTTCGCGGCGGCCGGCGGAGTGGTGCGGCTGCAACGTCAGGTTCCGCTCAAGCGTGCGCTGGAACTGGTGCTCCTCGGCGACGGGATCGACGCGGCGACGGCCCGCGAGTGGGGCCTGGTCAACCGCGTGGTGCCTGCGGCGCACCTCCAGCGCGAGGCGATCGGCCTCGCCCGGCGGATCGCCGCCAACGCCCCGCTCGCGCTGCGGCACGCCAAGCGCATGGTGTACCAGGCGGCGGCGGCAGGGTCGGACCGGGACCCGGACTGGACCGGCCGAGACCCGTGGGAGGCCAACGACGAGGCGATGCGCGTGGTGTTCGCGAGCGCGGACGCCGCCGAGGGCGCCCGCGCGTTCGCCGAGAAGCGTGAGCCGCGCTGGAGCGATCGATGA
- a CDS encoding TetR/AcrR family transcriptional regulator, whose amino-acid sequence MTETPVPSWRDFPPLSLPPILRATLDQVVAHGYDATSVRTIARQVGVTVPALYYHFENKQAMLAALLDHAMSIVSSHVDTALDEAGEDPARQFAAMIEAICLYVAHHPDLAFLDSERRALTGDGLARYVAHRDRIERRLRAIIENGCAASVFATPDPEGCGRAILSMCQGIAGWYRPDGSDAPQDVARRYVAIALAAVEHVAR is encoded by the coding sequence ATGACCGAGACGCCTGTGCCCTCGTGGCGGGACTTTCCGCCCCTGTCGCTGCCGCCCATCCTCCGCGCAACCCTGGATCAGGTCGTCGCGCACGGCTACGACGCCACCAGCGTGCGCACCATCGCGCGCCAGGTCGGCGTCACCGTGCCTGCTCTCTACTACCACTTCGAGAACAAGCAGGCGATGCTCGCCGCGCTGCTCGACCACGCCATGTCGATCGTGTCGTCGCACGTCGATACCGCGCTCGACGAGGCCGGGGAGGACCCCGCGCGCCAGTTCGCCGCGATGATCGAGGCGATCTGCCTGTACGTGGCCCACCACCCCGACCTCGCCTTCCTCGACTCGGAGCGGCGGGCACTGACCGGCGATGGCCTGGCCCGCTACGTCGCACACCGCGACCGGATCGAGCGCCGGCTGCGCGCCATCATCGAGAACGGCTGCGCGGCGAGCGTCTTCGCCACGCCTGACCCCGAGGGCTGCGGCCGGGCGATCCTGTCGATGTGCCAGGGCATCGCGGGCTGGTACCGCCCCGACGGATCGGACGCCCCGCAGGACGTGGCGCGCCGCTACGTCGCCATCGCGCTCGCCGCGGTCGAGCACGTCGCCCGCTGA
- a CDS encoding phosphotransferase family protein: MTASLDPGALAAVADAVRRSGEPVAGTMTADLIAAGRSNLTYRLSDGVSRWVLRTPPRTGRTPTAHDVVREHRITRALHGTAVPVPRPVAACEDETVLGVPFAVWELVPGATLQTSGDLDTVDDTAVGRIVDELVTVLAALHAVDPEAIGLGGLARTGGYAERQLRRWSGQWELVGPPQWHTLAGEVTAGLREHLPQQVRTGVVHGDYRVDNTLVDLSRCRISAVVDWELATLGDPTADLAMMCAYRDPAFDLIVGEPAAWTSTRLPPPDALAESYEAVAGVELHGWAQHLALAAFKIAVIAAGIAHRARTGAASGPGFATAAQAVGPYLHKARDHLRGRQ, encoded by the coding sequence GTGACGGCGTCGCTGGACCCGGGAGCGCTGGCCGCCGTGGCCGACGCCGTCCGGCGCTCGGGGGAGCCGGTCGCCGGCACGATGACGGCCGACCTGATCGCCGCGGGGCGCTCCAACCTCACCTACCGCCTGTCCGACGGCGTGAGCCGGTGGGTGCTGCGCACGCCGCCGCGCACCGGCCGGACGCCCACGGCGCACGACGTCGTGCGCGAGCACCGGATCACACGAGCGCTGCACGGGACCGCGGTGCCGGTGCCGCGTCCCGTGGCGGCGTGCGAGGACGAGACCGTCCTCGGCGTCCCGTTCGCGGTCTGGGAGCTGGTGCCGGGCGCGACGCTGCAGACCAGCGGCGACCTCGACACGGTCGACGACACCGCCGTCGGCCGGATCGTCGACGAGCTGGTGACCGTGCTCGCGGCGCTGCACGCCGTCGACCCCGAGGCGATCGGCCTCGGCGGCCTGGCACGGACCGGTGGCTACGCGGAGCGCCAGCTGCGGCGATGGTCCGGGCAGTGGGAGCTCGTCGGCCCCCCGCAGTGGCACACGCTCGCGGGCGAGGTGACGGCGGGCCTGCGCGAGCACCTGCCGCAGCAGGTCAGGACGGGCGTCGTCCACGGCGACTACCGCGTCGACAACACCCTCGTCGACCTGTCCCGGTGCCGCATCTCCGCCGTCGTCGACTGGGAGCTGGCCACGTTGGGCGACCCGACCGCCGACCTGGCGATGATGTGCGCCTACCGGGACCCCGCGTTCGACCTCATCGTGGGGGAACCGGCGGCGTGGACCAGCACCCGGCTGCCCCCGCCGGACGCGCTGGCGGAGTCGTACGAGGCGGTGGCGGGGGTCGAGCTCCACGGGTGGGCGCAGCACCTGGCGCTCGCGGCGTTCAAGATCGCGGTCATCGCCGCCGGGATCGCGCACCGTGCGCGCACGGGAGCCGCATCGGGCCCGGGTTTCGCGACGGCGGCGCAGGCGGTCGGACCCTACCTCCACAAGGCTCGCGACCATCTGCGTGGCCGCCAGTAG
- the rsfS gene encoding ribosome silencing factor, which produces MTATERAVELAGVAARAASELKAEEIIALDVSEQLVLTDVFLIASGTNERQVAAIVDAIEEAMHKAGAKPIRREGKSEGRWVLLDFGEVVVHVQHAEDRVYYALERLWKDCPVVPLPADVVAPAAGPETATTTH; this is translated from the coding sequence GTGACCGCGACCGAGCGTGCCGTCGAGCTGGCGGGAGTCGCCGCCCGTGCGGCGTCCGAGCTCAAGGCTGAGGAGATCATCGCCCTCGATGTCAGCGAGCAGCTCGTCCTGACGGACGTGTTCCTCATTGCGTCGGGCACCAACGAGCGCCAGGTAGCCGCGATCGTCGACGCGATCGAGGAAGCCATGCACAAGGCCGGTGCCAAGCCGATCCGCCGCGAGGGCAAGTCCGAGGGCCGGTGGGTGCTGCTCGACTTCGGCGAGGTCGTGGTGCACGTCCAGCACGCCGAGGACCGCGTCTACTACGCGCTCGAACGGCTGTGGAAGGACTGCCCCGTCGTGCCGTTGCCCGCCGACGTCGTCGCACCGGCCGCAGGGCCGGAAACAGCGACGACCACGCACTGA
- a CDS encoding GroES family chaperonin: MLFDRLLVQPEVDASERQSSAGLVIPATAVGPKRLAWAVVVVKGEHVRQVAVGDRVLFDPEERAEVEVGGTDYVLLRERDVHGVSQRQEATEATGLYL, translated from the coding sequence ATGCTGTTCGACAGGCTGCTCGTGCAGCCCGAGGTTGACGCGTCGGAACGGCAGTCGTCCGCCGGCCTCGTCATCCCGGCGACGGCGGTGGGCCCCAAGCGGCTCGCCTGGGCCGTCGTCGTGGTCAAGGGCGAGCATGTGCGGCAGGTCGCCGTGGGCGACCGCGTGCTGTTCGACCCCGAGGAGCGCGCCGAGGTGGAGGTGGGCGGCACCGACTACGTGCTGCTGCGGGAGCGCGACGTCCACGGCGTGAGCCAGCGGCAGGAGGCCACCGAGGCGACCGGGCTGTACCTCTGA